DNA from Actinoplanes sp. SE50/110:
CGCGAAGGACTACGCGGCGATGTTCCGGCACGTGGTGCGGCGGCTGCGGGCCCACGGCGCGACGAACGTGGTCACCGTGCTGGTGCACATGGCGTACGTGCCGCACACCACAAAGAGCTGGTTCACCGACATGTACCCGGGGGACTCGGTGGTCGACTGGATCGGGTTCGACACGTACTCGTACAGCGACCCCGGTTACGGCCACGGCGACTTCGCCGAGCTGCTCAACCGGCGCTCCGCGCTCAAGCCGCGCTGGCCCGGCTTCTACAACTGGGTGCGCGCCGCCCACCCCCGCAAACCGCTGATGGTCGCCGAGTGGGGGGTGTGGTTCAGCAAACGCCACCCCGGGCACATGGCCGCGTTCTACCGCGAGGTGGGCCAGCAGATCGGGCATTTCCCGGCGATCAAGGCGATGGTGCACTTCGAGACACCGGCCAACCAGAAGGGCCAGGACTCGTCGGTGGACTGCACCCCGGCCGCCCTGCGCGAATATCGCAAGCTGGGCCGGCTTCCGGTCTTCCAGGTCGCGGTCCGCTGAGGTCTCCACAAACCTGTGAACAAGCTGAGGGACCCTGAGATGGCCTCAGGGTCCTTCCGGATCCGCACGGGTGCGATGGGTTTCTAGGCTGAGGCCGTGAACATCATCGCTACTCAAGCGCTCACCAAGACGTACGGGGGCGGGGTGACCGCCCTGTCCGACCTGACCGTCTCGGTCGAGCCCGGCGTCATCGGCCTTGTCGGCGCCAACGGCGCCGGCAAGAGCACGTTCATCAAAATCATGCTCGGCCTGATCACTCCCAGCGCCGGTTCGGTTCGCGTCTTCGACATCGACCCGGTCGTCGACACCGACAAGGTGCGGGCCCGGGTCGGTTACATGCCGGAGAACGACTGCCTGCCGCCGGACGTGTCGGCCGCCGAATTCGTCACCCACCTCGGCCGGATGAGCGGCCTGCCCCGCACCGCGGCCCGCGAGCGCGCCTCCGAGGCGCTGCGCCACGTCGGCCTCTACGAGGAGCGGTACCGGCAGATCGGCGGCTACTCGACCGGCATGAAGCAGCGGGTCAAGCTGGCCCAGGCGCTGGTCCACGACCCCGACCTGCTGCTGCTCGACGAACCCACCAACGGCCTGGACCCGGCCGGCCGGGACGCCATGCTCGCCCTGATCCACCGGATCGGCACCGAGTTCGGCATCTCCGTGGTGGTCTGCTCGCACCTACTCGGCGAGGTCGAGCGGATCTGCGACTCGCTGATCGCCATCCAGGGCGGCCGACTGCTGCGTGCCGACCGGATCTCCTCGATGACCGCCGCCTCCGACGTGCTGGCGGTCGAGGTCACCGAGGGCACCGACCAGCTCGCCGCCCGGCTCACCGAGGCCGGCCTGCGGGTCACCCGGGAGAACCGGATGCTGCTCGTCCCGATGGACTCCGACGAGGCGTACGACCGGATCCTGCGCGCGGTGACCGACCTCGAACTCAACCTGCACCGCCTGGACCAGCGCCGGCACCGTGTCGCCGAGCTCTTCACCGCGAAGGAGACCGCCGATGTCTGAGACCGGCGTCATCCATGACATCGGCTATCAGCGGTACTCCGGGCCACGCCTGGGCCGCTCCGCCGGGATCGGGGCACTCTACGTCCACGGCCTGCGTGCCGCGTTCGGGTTCGGCCGGTCCGCCAAGGCCAAGATCTTTCCGTGGATGGTCGCCGGTGTGGCGCTGCTGTTCGCGATCATCATCGCCGCGGTCAAGTCGCAGGTGACCGAGTTCAGTTTCGGCTACGCCGACCTCGACGACCAGCTCAGCTGGATGATCATCTTCTTCGTCGCGATCCTGGCACCGGCCCTGGTCTCCCGGGACATCCGCTCGGGCACCCTGCCGCTGTACTTCAGCCGCCCGCTGCGCGCCGCCGACTACGTGCTCGCCAAGTTCCTGGCCATGGTCACCGCGGTCTGGCTGCTGCTCGGCGTCCCGCAGCTGATCATGTTCCTGGGCTCCGCCTTCACCACCAAGAAGGGCATGTCCGGGGTCTGGCACGAAGTCCTCAAGCTGCTCCCCGGCTGGGGCTACAGCCTGCTCTGGGCGCTGCTGTTCACCAGCATCGGCCTGCTCATCGCCTCGTTCACCGGCAAGCAGGCGTTCGCCGCCGGCGGTATCGTCGCGGTCTTCCTGATGACCACCCCGGTCGTCGGGGTGCTGGCCAACCTGCCCTCCAGCAACGCCCGGCAGCTGGCGTTCCTGGCCAGCCCGAACACCCTGATCGCGGGCGTCGGCCACTGGCTGTTCGACACCAGCATCGACTTCGATCTCGGGCGGTTCGGCCCGATCTACGGCATCGAGGCGCTCTGCCTGATCGCCGCCTGCCTCCTGCTCCTGCTCGCCCGCTACCGGAAGGTGGCCGCGCTGTGACCCTCGAAACCCAGCCCACGGCGCCCGCCGCACCCGCCGCGGCGGCCACCCCCGGCGTGGTCGACCTGCAGGGCGTGTCCCGCTGGTACGGCAACGTCGTGGCGGTCAACGACATCACCATGTCGCTCGGCTCCGGCGTGACCGGCCTGCTCGGCCCGAACGGCGCCGGCAAGACCACGATCCTGCACATGATGGCCGGCTTCCTCGCCCCGTCCAAGGGCACCGTCACCATCGACGGCACCCCGACCTGGCGCAACCCGGGCGTCTACCGCGACCTCGGCCTGGTCACCGAGCGCGAGGCGGTGCACTCCTTCCTGACCGCCGAGCAGTTCGTGCTGGCCTGCGCCAAGATGCAGAAACTGCGCGACCCGGCCGGCGCCGCCCGCCGCGCCCTGGAGCTCGTCGAGATGACCGACGCGGCGAACCGCCGGATCGGCACCTTCTCCAAGGGCATGCGCCAGCGCACCCGGGTGGCCGCCGCCCTCGTCCACGAGCCGCGGGTGCTGCTGCTCGACGAGCCGTTCAACGGCATGGACCCGCGGCAGCGGATGCACATGATGCAGCTGCTGCACTCACTCGGCGACACCGGGCACACGATCCTGTTCAGCTCGCACATCCTGGAGGAGGTCGAGCAGGTCGCCGGGCTGGTCCAGGTGATCGTCGCGGGCCGGCTCGCCGCCTCCGGCGACTACCGCAAGATCCGCCGGCTGATGACGAACCGGCCGCACGTGTTCGCCGTGCGCAGCTCCGACGACCGGCGCCTCGCGGTCGCCCTGATCGCCGAGAAGTCCGTCGCCGGCATCGAGATCGAGAACGGCGGGCTCACCGTCCGCGCCTCCGACTACGGCGACTTCACCCGCAACCTGCCCCGTATCGCCCTCGACGAGGGAATCCGGCTGCACCAGCTGGTGCCGTCCGACGAGTCCCTGGAGAGCGTCTTCTCCTACCTGCTGGAGGCCTGATGTCGACCGTCGCCCTGATCACGGCGCGCGGCCTCTTCGGCCGTCGCCGGGCCCTGCTCCTGCTGCCCCTGCCCCTGCTCCTGATCGGCCTGGCGGCGCTCTGCCGGGCCAACGACCTCGACGTCACCAACTGGGGCTCGCCGGTCGTCATCGGCCTCGGCTTCGGCGTCGTCCTCCCGGTGATCGCCCTGATCGTCGGCACCGGCGTCCTCGGCTCCGAGGTCGACGACGGCACCCTGGTCCACATCCTGACCAAGCCCCTGGCCCGCCGCGAGATCATCCTCGCCAAGTTCGTCGTCGCGGTGCTCGCCACCGCCGTGACGTCGGCGATCCCGCTGTACCTCACCGGCCTGCTGGCCAACTCCGCCAAACTGGGCGCCGCCCTGGCCCTCGCCGCGGTAGTCGGCTCCTTCGCCTACACCGCGCTGTTCCTGCTGCTCAGCCTGCTCACCCGCCGCCCGGTGCTGCTCGGCCTGGTCTACATCCTGATCTGGGAAAACCTGCTCGGCAAATTCCTCAGCGGCACCCGGGTGCTGTCCATCCAGCAGTACGTCATCACCATCGCCCACAAGATGCAGCCCGCCACGTTCCTCGACCCGAAGGTCAGCGTCACCACGGCCGCGGTGATGAGCGCGATCTTCGTGGTGGTCTGCACGGTCCTGGCCATCAACCGCCTCGGCTCCTTCAGCCTCGCCGGCGAAACCAGCTGATCTTCAGCAGAAGCGGCCCGGGCGTTTTCGCTTCCGGGCCGCTTTCGGTTGCGGTCGAACTTCTTGATCAAATTCTTGATATACGCGCATCCGCCGGGGTACAGATCGCATGCTCCCGCGCGGGCCGGGCCACGGTGATCTGGCCGCTGCGCGTCCATAACGATCACCGCGGCCCTTCACTGTCCGCGGTCGGTTCCGGACATCAAAATCAAGCCCCCGCGCTCATGCCCTCCCCACCCTCAGCCTGCCTCGCCGGCCTGCCGAGGAATGGCGTAGAGCGGCGGCTCGCGGACAGAGCCGGACGCCGGGAGAGCCGACCGAGCGTGGCCTTCTTGTCGGTGGGGATGGACAGGGTCCGGACCATGGGTTGCCTGGTTGGTTTTGTCCGCGAGTCTCGGCGCCG
Protein-coding regions in this window:
- a CDS encoding ABC transporter permease — translated: MSETGVIHDIGYQRYSGPRLGRSAGIGALYVHGLRAAFGFGRSAKAKIFPWMVAGVALLFAIIIAAVKSQVTEFSFGYADLDDQLSWMIIFFVAILAPALVSRDIRSGTLPLYFSRPLRAADYVLAKFLAMVTAVWLLLGVPQLIMFLGSAFTTKKGMSGVWHEVLKLLPGWGYSLLWALLFTSIGLLIASFTGKQAFAAGGIVAVFLMTTPVVGVLANLPSSNARQLAFLASPNTLIAGVGHWLFDTSIDFDLGRFGPIYGIEALCLIAACLLLLLARYRKVAAL
- a CDS encoding ABC transporter permease subunit, coding for MSTVALITARGLFGRRRALLLLPLPLLLIGLAALCRANDLDVTNWGSPVVIGLGFGVVLPVIALIVGTGVLGSEVDDGTLVHILTKPLARREIILAKFVVAVLATAVTSAIPLYLTGLLANSAKLGAALALAAVVGSFAYTALFLLLSLLTRRPVLLGLVYILIWENLLGKFLSGTRVLSIQQYVITIAHKMQPATFLDPKVSVTTAAVMSAIFVVVCTVLAINRLGSFSLAGETS
- a CDS encoding ABC transporter ATP-binding protein is translated as MVDLQGVSRWYGNVVAVNDITMSLGSGVTGLLGPNGAGKTTILHMMAGFLAPSKGTVTIDGTPTWRNPGVYRDLGLVTEREAVHSFLTAEQFVLACAKMQKLRDPAGAARRALELVEMTDAANRRIGTFSKGMRQRTRVAAALVHEPRVLLLDEPFNGMDPRQRMHMMQLLHSLGDTGHTILFSSHILEEVEQVAGLVQVIVAGRLAASGDYRKIRRLMTNRPHVFAVRSSDDRRLAVALIAEKSVAGIEIENGGLTVRASDYGDFTRNLPRIALDEGIRLHQLVPSDESLESVFSYLLEA
- a CDS encoding ABC transporter ATP-binding protein, producing the protein MNIIATQALTKTYGGGVTALSDLTVSVEPGVIGLVGANGAGKSTFIKIMLGLITPSAGSVRVFDIDPVVDTDKVRARVGYMPENDCLPPDVSAAEFVTHLGRMSGLPRTAARERASEALRHVGLYEERYRQIGGYSTGMKQRVKLAQALVHDPDLLLLDEPTNGLDPAGRDAMLALIHRIGTEFGISVVVCSHLLGEVERICDSLIAIQGGRLLRADRISSMTAASDVLAVEVTEGTDQLAARLTEAGLRVTRENRMLLVPMDSDEAYDRILRAVTDLELNLHRLDQRRHRVAELFTAKETADV